A section of the Ogataea parapolymorpha DL-1 chromosome II, whole genome shotgun sequence genome encodes:
- a CDS encoding Transcription factor MBP1, which translates to MSENLYSAVYSGVPVYEFLNPKSSVMRRKKDGWINATHILKVANFPKAKRTRILERDVQVGVHEKVQGGYGKYQGTWVPMERAVDIANEFGVYDELKPLFDYKPQDGSGTPPPAPKHHHASSGAGKRGRVSARTASEPLAPRRNEFPAKPAEPATRKRTLKPPRPQPLRVTPPQPPSESESEYEDSDTQPLKRRGNGLQPHRGSSPSDFMSDDDIATALEQQQYAVHRPQDTLARAPPYMEHFSPYTKHELDSPQSRATPQRSQQWFDAKKSYTQQLLEYFLSTEDNLTGDTKIPDFILDPSSPFDADQVIDKDGNTTFHWACAMGDLRMCDALLNRGCNSRALNNEGQVPIMRSVLYTNSYSRRTFAKLLDLLRDSLLDTDERGRTILHHIGFSTNSVNNLPAARYYTEILLTKIAETVQPMERIINFINQQDMDGNTALHIMSHHSANKCMRVLLGYNARVDIPNHRNEHVSDYLYNNSVFEPASAQYSFMGSTGAGSQRNHLDSLSQMKPFTPSLNLHNASMTQSYLNASNYLAMPHYSETAIQVSQKSGDIIEKLGELSNAFDQELQQRDSDIKELGMILSQMDTDIANTEKEINGILKTVLKLEQEETGDFDAALAQMREELRSAEDEYAARTRSLKKLIERSQAKDLATEVQQCETERLRQLSIENEGELKAAEPTPENLRLVLTLVALQMTRKHTVDDLVSLYADASENTETIANYRRLVSKLSNVPIDEVDESLNDIEECLKAEEEEEGK; encoded by the coding sequence ATGTCCGAAAACCTATACTCTGCCGTTTATTCTGGCGTACCGGTGTATGAGTTTCTAAACCCCAAATCGTCGGTCATGCGACGAAAAAAGGACGGCTGGATCAACGCGACGCACATACTCAAGGTGGCGAATTTCCCGAAAGCAAAGCGGACCAGAATCTTGGAGCGCGACGTCCAGGTTGGCGTGCACGAGAAGGTGCAAGGAGGATACGGCAAGTACCAGGGCACGTGGGTTCCGATGGAGCGGGCCGTCGACATTGCGAACGAGTTTGGTGTCTACGACGAATTGAAGCCGCTGTTTGACTACAAGCCCCAGGACGGGAGTGGAACGCCGCCGCCGGCGCCCAAACACCACCATGCATCGAGTGGCGCGGGAAAAAGAGGCCGTGTGAGCGCTAGAACGGCCTCTGAGCCGCTTGCCCCGCGGAGAAACGAGTTTCCAGCGAAGCCGGCCGAGCCTGCGACGAGAAAACGCACGCTGAAGCCGCCCAGACCGCAGCCATTGCGAGTCACGCCGCCGCAGCCGCCATCTgagtccgagtccgagTACGAGGACAGCGACACGCAGCCGCTGAAGCGGCGCGGTAACGGGCTCCAGCCGCACAGAGGGTCCTCGCCGAGCGACTTCatgagcgacgacgacatcgCAACCGCGCTGGAGCAACAGCAGTACGCCGTGCACCGGCCGCAGGACACACTCGCGCGCGCGCCGCCGTACATGGAGCATTTCTCGCCGTACACAAAGCACGAGCTGGACTCGCCACAGTCGCGGGCTACGCCGCAACGCAGCCAGCAGTGGTTTGACGCGAAAAAGTCCTACACacagcagctgctcgagtATTTTCTCTCTACAGAGGACAATTTGACCGGAGACACAAAAATCCCGGACTTTATTCTCGATCCCAGCAGCCCTTTCGACGCAGACCAGGTTATCGACAAGGACGGCAACACCACGTTCCATTGGGCGTGTGCCATGGGCGATCTGCGCATGTGCGACGCCCTGCTGAACAGAGGATGCAACTCCAGAGCCTTGAATAATGAGGGCCAGGTGCCGATCATGCGCAGCGTGCTGTATACGAACTCGTACTCGAGACGAACGTTTGCCAAGTTGCTGGATTTGCTGCGCGACTCGCTGCTCGATACCGACGAGCGCGGCCGCACGATACTGCACCATATCGGGTTCTCAACAAATTCGGTCAACAACCTGCCAGCGGCGCGTTATTACACAGAAATTCTGCTGACCAAGATCGCCGAGACGGTGCAGCCCATGGAGAGAATCATCAATTTCATCAACCAGCAGGATATGGACGGCAACACGGCGCTGCACATAATGAGCCACCACAGCGCCAACAAGTGTATGCGTGTGCTGCTGGGCTACAACGCCAGGGTGGACATTCCCAACCACCGCAACGAGCACGTGAGCGACTATCTGTACAACAACAGTGTGTTTGAGCCGGCGTCTGCGCAGTACTCGTTCATGGGCAGCACGGGCGCGGGCTCGCAACGGAACCACCTGGACTCGCTGTCGCAGATGAAGCCGTTCACGCCGTCGCTGAACCTGCACAACGCGTCGATGACGCAGTCGTATCTGAACGCGTCGAACTACTTGGCGATGCCGCACTACTCCGAGACGGCGATCCAGGTGAGCCAGAAGTCGGGCGACATtattgagaagctgggcGAGCTGTCGAACGCGTTTGACCaggagctgcagcagcgggACAGCgacatcaaggagctgggcATGATTCTGAGCCAAATGGACACGGACATCGCCAACACAGAAAAGGAAATCAACGGGATTCTCAAGACGGTGCTGAAGCTAGAGCAGGAGGAGACCGGCGACTTCGACGCCGCGCTGGCACAGATGAGAGAGGAGCTCAGGTctgccgaggacgagtACGCTGCGCGCACTCGTtcgctcaagaagctgatcgagcGGTCGCAGGCGAAAGATCTGGCCACCGAGGTGCAGCAGTGCGAGACAGAGCGGTTGCGGCAGCTGAGCATCGAGAACGAGGGCGAGCTCAAGGCTGCCGAGCCGACGCCCGAAAATCTGCGGCTGGTGCTCACGCTGGTGGCTCTGCAGATGACGCGCAAGCACACGGTCGACGACCTGGTGAGTCTGTACGCAGACGCGTCGGAGAACACAGAGACGATCGCCAACTACCGGCGGTTGGTGTCGAAGCTGTCGAACGtgccgatcgacgaggttGACGAGAGTCTGAACGACATCGAGGAGTGTTTGAAggcagaagaagaagaggagggGAAGTAG
- a CDS encoding 2-isopropylmalate synthase — MFKRTLVLLEKSAAKPYANMLKDPSIKYSRFRGVDLPDRTWPNKVITKAPLWLSTDLRDGNQSLPDPMSVEQKKEYFHKLIEIGFKEIEVAFPSASQTDFDFTRYAVENAPADVAIQALVQSREHLIRRTVDSLKGAKRAIVHTYLATSDLFRDVVFGMSREDAIAKAVETAKLVRSLTKDDPALQDTKWSYQFSPECFSDTPTEFALEICEAVKAAWEPTVDNPIIFNLPATVEVSGPHIYADQVEYFSRNISDREKVIISLHCHNDRGCGVAATELGLLAGADRVEGCLFGNGERTGNVDLVTVALNMYTDGVSPELDFSDLESVIDVVEKGNKIPVHCRSPYGGSLVVSAFSGSHQDAIKKGFVKQAEREAKGDMRWMIPYLPLDPKDIGRNYEAVIRVNSQSGKGGAAWVIERSLGLDLPREMQINFSKIVQDSADSLGRELKSDEIISLLQTSYNVDNCSNSALVLKDYKLDKESEFVTHIKAQFVYNGKEVEVEGTGNGPISSFVNAVAQAVGREIELQKYAEHAVGKGSNTKAATYVLLSVGEDSQWGIGIHESITRASLNSIIASVNNLISSKPKTLHLKRSTA, encoded by the coding sequence ATGTTCAAGAGAACCCTCGTATTGCTCGAAAAGAGCGCGGCGAAGCCGTACGCCAACATGCTCAAAGACCCGTCGATCAAGTACTCCCGGTTCCGGGGCGTGGATCTGCCAGACAGAACGTGGCCCAACAAGGTGATCACCAAAGCCCCACTTTGGCTGTCGACCGACCTCAGAGACGGCAACCAGTCGTTGCCCGACCCTATGTCTGTCgagcagaaaaaggagtatttccacaagctgatcgagaTCGGCTTCAAAGAGATCGAGGTCGCGTTCCCGTCCGCGTCGCAGACAGATTTCGACTTCACCAGGTACGCCGTCGAGAACGCGCCGGCAGACGTGGCGATCCAGGCTTTGGTGCAGTCACGTGAGCACCTGATTAGAAGAACGGTCGATTCGCTCAAGGGGGCCAAGAGAGCCATAGTGCACACTTACTTGGCTACGAGCGACCTATTTAGGGACGTTGTTTTTGGCATGAGCCGCGAGGAtgccattgccaaggcGGTGGAGACTGCTAAGCTGGTTAGATCGCTTACGAAGGATGATCCTGCTCTGCAGGACACGAAGTGGTCGTACCAGTTCTCGCCAGAGTGTTTCAGCGATACGCCTACCGAGTTTGCGCTCGAGATCTGCGAGGCTGTCAAGGCTGCGTGGGAGCCGACCGTCGACAACCCTATTATTTTCAACCTACCAGCCACGGTGGAGGTTTCCGGCCCCCACATCTACGCAGACCAGGTTGAGTATTTCTCGAGAAATATTTCCGACAGAGAAAAAGTGATTATCTCCTTGCATTGCCACAACGACAGAGGCTGCGGAGTCGCTGCCACCGAGCTCGGCCTGCTTGCCGGCGCAGACAGGGTCGAAGGCTGCTTATTTGGAAACGGAGAGAGAACCGGAAACGTCGACTTGGTGACCGTCGCGCTCAACATGTACACCGACGGCGTGTCGCCCGAGCTCGATTTCTCGGACTTGGAGTCCGTGATCGACGTTGTCGAGAAGGGCAACAAGATTCCTGTTCACTGCAGATCTCCATATGGTGGCTCTTTGGTCGTTTCGGCGTTCTCCGGCTCGCACCAGGATGCAATCAAGAAAGGATTTGTCAAACAGGCCGAGAGAGAGGCCAAGGGAGACATGAGATGGATGATTCCGTACTTGCCTTTGGACCCTAAGGATATCGGCAGAAACTATGAGGCAGTTATTAGAGTCAACTCGCAGTCGGGCAAGGGAGGAGCCGCCTGGGTCATTGAGAGATCTCTGGGCTTGGACCTTCCAAGAGAAATGCAGAtcaatttctccaaaattgtTCAGGACTCGGCCGATTCTTTGGGcagagagctcaagtcGGATGAGATTATCTCTTTGCTACAAACCAGCTATAACGTCGATAACTGCTCCAACTCGGCTCTGGTTTTGAAGGATTACAAGCTCGACAAGGAGTCTGAGTTTGTGACACACATTAAGGCACAGTTTGTGTACAACGGCAAGGAGGTGGAAGTCGAGGGTACCGGAAATGGCCCAATCTCGTCGTTCGTGAACGCCGTGGCTCAGGCTGTGGGCCGCGAGATCGAGTTACAAAAGTACGCCGAGCACGCTGTGGGCAAGGGTTCCAACACCAAGGCTGCCACCTACGTGTTGCTTTCCGTTGGCGAGGATTCGCAGTGGGGTATTGGCATCCACGAGTCCATCACCCGGGCCTCATTGAACTCGATCATCGCCTCGGTCAACAACCTCATCAGCAGCAAGCCAAAGACCTTGCACCTGAAGAGATCGACAGCATAA
- a CDS encoding Rho GTPase activating protein: MASELDNPVPEPGPGYRKPLFKSFTSDRNLKRFTISGPTLRVDTSFSEAGTPAEVSAGSRRNSVLATPLATPLAAGHMLENEAKRSSVQLEVADMTLVVPTLVHKCCQFILSQGPKEGIFRINGSIKKIKKIEALIREQGIDSFDFDTCRVENVDNSEDTAPNAYDAAMVLKRWLSNLADGLITLDVSKSLKTVAASPQEVPVLDETEDATQTAEEASQTESEDAFSLSSYKTIPTSVEDTDKEKESLENLPLVNLHLFIYLLSFLNKLAQPDVCDITKMPSSNLAKIFQMSFFKVDDLQPQLASTTSTDDLLQNYKANERLLQNWITSYDELAAKLRSFVADNQEKLKETLASPLVEEPLAMPKLRNRSVTEDKQQKRRSLFGYRSLSNALSSRTLSQVLTGSPDDTGKRSVSDSAVEKYPNTQDPAVDKKLRRRSLGWFANSNLSTPSLTRKQGETLTPVTVSGPLSLSADDLLQTTSEATEQPVTSNSSEATLEVSKSNPHHYELSETKEIVPVDSAIPRTEVPVDTLDSLNVKPNKKNNRLSKMFSVRFGLSKMIH, encoded by the coding sequence ATGGCGTCTGAACTGGACAACCCTGTTCCCGAGCCGGGCCCAGGCTACAGAAAGCCTCTTTTCAAGTCGTTCACTAGCGACAGGAACCTGAAGCGGTTCACCATCTCGGGACCCACTCTCAGGGTGGATACCTCTTTTTCTGAGGCGGGTACGCCCGCAGAGGTGTCAGCGGGCAGTCGCAGAAACTCTGTCCTGGCCACGCCGTTGGCCACGCCGCTGGCAGCCGGCCACatgctggagaacgagGCCAAAAGATCGAGCGTGCAGCTGGAAGTCGCCGACATGACGCTGGTGGTGCCCACGCTCGTGCACAAGTGCTGCCAGTTCATCCTAAGCCAGGGCCCGAAAGAGGGGATTTTCCGCATCAACGGTtccatcaagaagatcaagaagatcgaggCGCTGATTCGCGAGCAAGGAATAGACAGCTTTGATTTTGACACCTGCCGCGTCGAAAACGTCGACAATTCAGAGGACACGGCCCCCAATGCCTACGACGCCGCCATGGTGCTGAAAAGGTGGCTGTCGAATCTTGCTGACGGCCTCATCACGCTGGATGTGAGCAAGTCTCTCAAAACGGTGGCTGCGTCGCCGCAGGAGGTTCCAGTTTTAGACGAGACTGAAGACGCTACACAGACAGCGGAAGAGGCCTCGCAGACAGAGTCCGAGGACGCGTTCAGCCTCAGTTCTTACAAAACCATCCCAACTAGCGTCGAGGACACAgacaaggagaaggagtcgctggaaaacctGCCCCTGGTCAACTTGCACCTGTTTATATATCTGCTCTCCTTTTTGAACAAGTTGGCACAGCCCGACGTCTGCGACATCACCAAGATGCCGTCCTCGAATCTTGCCAAGATCTTCCAGATGAGTTTTTTCAAAGTGGACGATCTGCAACCACAGCTTGCTTCCACCACAAGCACAGACGATCTTCTGCAAAACTACAAAGCCAACGAGCGGCTGCTGCAAAACTGGATCACGTCATACGACGAACTTGCGGCCAAACTGCGCTCCTTTGTGGCCGACAACCAGGAAAAGCTTAAGGAGACGCTGGCCTCCCCATTGGTGGAGGAACCGCTTGCTATGCCAAAGCTGCGAAACCGGTCTGTGACAGAGgacaagcagcagaaaagacGCTCGCTTTTCGGCTACCGCTCGCTCTCCAATGCTCTGAGCTCCAGAACCCTGTCGCAAGTGCTGACTGGCTCGCCTGACGACACGGGAAAACGCTCTGTCTCCGACTCTGCAGTGGAAAAATACCCAAATACCCAAGACCCTGCTGTGGACAAGAAACTCAGACGCCGCTCACTGGGATGGTTTGCCAACTCCAACCTGAGCACGCCATCTCTCACCAGAAAACAGGGCGAGACGCTTACGCCAGTGACTGTGTCGGGTCCGCTCAGTCTTTCTGCAGACGATCTTTTACAGACCACGAGCGAGGCCACTGAACAGCCGGTGACGTCCAATTCGAGCGAAGCGACACTAGAGGTGTCGAAATCCAATCCACACCACTACGAACTCAGCGAGACCAAGGAAATTGTTCCTGTGGACTCTGCCATTCCTCGGACAGAGGTGCCGGTGGATACGCTGGACTCACTGAATGTTAAGCCgaacaagaagaacaacAGACTGTCCAAGATGTTTTCTGTAAGATTTGGTCTTTCCAAGATGATCCACTGA